One stretch of Zhihengliuella flava DNA includes these proteins:
- a CDS encoding TerC family protein, which translates to MSEHLSLGFQIGSLTILGLILLFDLLYVVKRPHEPSMKEAGLWVGFYVTLALVFAGLMFWQAGPDYGKEFIAGWVTEYSLSVDNLFVFIIIMARFSVPRKYQQEVLMFGIIIALILRGIFILIGATVIEHFTWVFYIFGIFLLWTAWHQLKDDGEDEEEGANNGLIARMTRKMPFSDEYDGNKLRTVVDGRKVFTPMVMVFITIGMTDLMFAIDSIPAIFGLTQSAFIVFTANIFALMGLRQLYFLLGGLMDRLIYLKHGLSFILAFIGVKLIFHALSHNELSFINGGQHIEWVPEITTELSLAVILSTIVIATVASLMSKKGRQAAMDARLKADMEKTHQNEG; encoded by the coding sequence GTGTCAGAACACCTGAGCCTCGGCTTTCAGATCGGCTCGCTCACGATCCTCGGCCTCATTCTGCTCTTTGACCTCTTGTATGTGGTCAAACGGCCTCACGAACCCTCGATGAAAGAAGCCGGCCTGTGGGTCGGTTTCTACGTCACTCTGGCACTCGTCTTTGCTGGACTGATGTTCTGGCAGGCTGGACCCGACTACGGCAAAGAGTTCATCGCCGGCTGGGTCACCGAATACAGCCTCAGCGTGGACAACTTGTTTGTCTTCATCATCATCATGGCGCGCTTCTCGGTACCGAGGAAGTACCAACAGGAAGTGCTGATGTTTGGCATCATCATCGCCCTCATCCTGCGCGGCATCTTCATCCTCATCGGCGCCACGGTGATCGAGCACTTCACCTGGGTCTTTTACATCTTTGGCATCTTCCTTCTCTGGACCGCCTGGCACCAGCTCAAGGACGACGGTGAGGATGAAGAAGAAGGCGCCAATAACGGTCTCATCGCCCGCATGACGCGCAAAATGCCCTTCAGCGATGAGTACGACGGCAACAAACTCCGCACCGTCGTCGATGGCCGGAAGGTCTTCACGCCGATGGTGATGGTGTTTATTACCATCGGTATGACGGACTTGATGTTCGCCATCGATTCCATCCCGGCGATCTTCGGCTTGACCCAAAGCGCCTTCATCGTTTTCACGGCCAACATCTTCGCCCTGATGGGGCTGCGCCAGCTGTACTTCCTGCTCGGCGGGCTCATGGATCGCCTGATTTACCTGAAGCACGGCCTGTCCTTCATCCTGGCGTTTATCGGCGTGAAGCTGATCTTCCACGCGCTCAGCCACAATGAGCTGTCCTTCATCAACGGCGGCCAGCACATTGAGTGGGTGCCTGAGATTACGACGGAGCTATCGCTGGCCGTGATTCTCTCCACCATCGTCATCGCCACGGTGGCGTCGCTGATGTCCAAGAAGGGGCGGCAGGCGGCCATGGACGCACGCCTGAAGGCGGACATGGAGAAGACTCACCAGAACGAAGGCTAG